The genomic window GGCCCAAAAAAAGCTTTTTGGTAATAAAAAGGATGAAGAATTAACAGATGATGATAGAAAGAAAATAGACGAAGAGTTAAAGAAAGAAACAGCAGAAGAAACATATAACTATTTATTAGACACTTATGAAATAAGTGCAGAAGAAGACAAGTTAACGTATACAGAACTTTTTAAAAAATTGAAAAATAATAATTCTAAAGAAGAAGAATCTTTAGATTATTATTTAAAAACCTACAAAATAAGTGGTAAAGATGAAGATACTTTATTTAAAAATTTATACAAGAAAATGCCTAAAGATACTTTTGATAGTTTAATTAAAAAATATAATGTTAATGTAAAAAAATATCCTTTAGAATTACAAAGAAGGTTTATGCTAGTTAAGGATGCAATAAAAATGCAAAGCTTTCAGGGATTTAAACCTGTAGAAATTGCAACAAACTTAAAAAGATCAACTGCTTTTAAATTTATGCAGAAATATCAAGAACTCCCTGGAATAGAGGTTACTGTTAATCCTATAAGGGTTTATCCTAATGATAATTTAGGATCATCTTTTATTGGTTACCTATCAAAGATAAATTTAGAGCAAAAAGAAAAGTATGAAGAAAAAGGCTATGATGCAAATACAGATTATATAGGAGCTGCAGGGATAGAAGGTGCTTTTGAAAGTTCATTAAAAGGATCTAAAGGAACTAAAATAGTACAAATAAATAAATATGGAAGAATCATAAAAGAACTTGGAAGAAAAGAGCCTTATCCAGGAAAAACATTGCAACTTACTATTGATAGTGCACTTCAAAATACTGCTGAGCAATCTCTCGATGCAGTTATGAAAGATCTTCAGAAACAAGGAAGAGTTCAAGATGTTGATACTACAAATGCTACAAGAGGAGCAGCAGTGGTTATAGACACGAAAACTGGTAAAATCTTAGCTTTAGCAAGTAATCCAACATACAATCCAAACTTATTTGCAGTACCAGGAAGATTAACTCCAGAACTGCAGGCTCAATACTTTAATCCAGACTTAAAAGCTTTTGGAAAGGACTATACTCAAAACCTAATGAATAGAAGTTGGGCAGCAAAAGAAGCTTATGCCAATAAGTCTACGGATCAAGTTATAGATAGGTTATTTCCTTTAGATAAAAGTATAAAGAATAATTCTACTATCAGACAAGATGTATATGATATATATCCAAAGCCATTATATAATTATGCAACAAAGAGTCTTGTACCTCCAGGATCTACTTTCAAACCACTTGTTGGTTTAGCTGCTTTAGAAGAAGGGGTATATAGATTAGGAGACACAATGCATGATGATTATATGTTTACCGAAAATGGATACAAAGGTAAAGATTGGAATACGTATAGCTTTGGAGATGTTGATATAGTTAGGGCTATAGAAAAGTCTATAAATAACTTTTTCTTTAAACTAGGTCACAGCTTATTTAAAACAGGTAAATATAATGGAGGATTTGACGCTATAGCCAATTATGCATGGAAATTTGGACTTGGTGCTCCTAAAGGGGCTAAGGCTGCTACAGGGATAGAAATACCTGAAAAATTTGGTCAAGTATATAATCTTGAATCAGGTAAGACAATCTTCTCAGCTTTATATATGAATAATTTATTAGGGCTTTTAAAGGCAGGAACGGATGCTAGAACGCCTAATTATAAACCTCATTATATAGGAGTGGACATTACAGAAGGAACAAATGACAATGAGGATGTAAAGAAGTTAAAAGAAAAGTTGAGAAATAAAATTATTGAAGAAATGAAAAATAAGACCAAAGAAGGAACCAATGAAATAAAGAATATGTTTTTACAATTATCAAATAAAGATGCTAATTTGAAGAAAAAATACGAAGCAGGGTACAATGAATATGCAAAAACTTATTCTGGAGATGCTAGTAAGAAGATGCCTTATGAAAAATATGTTTCAGAACAATTAAATAAAGCATGGATGGCATCAGTTTATACTATAGCAGATGCTTATTCAAATATATATAATCAGAATAACGTATATGATGCATCAATAGGTCAAGGAACAAACCAATTTACTCCACTTCAATTAGCAAGTTATATAGCTACACTTGTTAATGGAGGAACTAGATATAAAGCTCATTTAGTTGATAAAATATTGGATCAAGATAATAAGGTTGTAAAAGAGTTTAAACCAGAAGTTTTAGAGAAAAATAATTTTAAACCTGATTATATTAAGGCAATTAAAGAAGGAATGAAAGATGTTACAGCAGGAGATGGTACAGCCAAATCGGCTTTTAATGGCTTTCCAATATCAAATGGAGGTAAAACAGGTTCTGCCACTTTCTCAAAAATTCAAGATGAATTTGGAAGAACTTCATATGCTGTGTATACAGGATTTGCTCCTTATGATGATCCTGAAATATCAGTTTGTGTTATAATATTTGATGGTGGACACGGTGGAAGTGCGGCTTATGTTGCAAGAGCAATTTACGAGAAATATTTTGAAGAGAGAATAAAGAAGGAAAATCCAGGATATTCACCAATGTATAATTTTAAGATTCCAAATAATTCTCAGGGCGATCAAGAAAAAACAGAATCATCAGTTGACATACCTGATACAAACCTTAATAATTAAGGGATTGTCTTAAAATGAATTTTAAACACAATATATTGAAGTTTTAATTAAAAAAATTAATCAATATATTGTGTTATTTTCTATTTTGAGATATTCATTTTAAAAATTATTTTTATTTACTAGAAGGAATTAAGGTGAAAATGTTGAAATATTGATATTGGAGGCTTTGGGAGGTTTTGTATGGTGAAAGATGGTATAATTATTAAAGGCAATAAGGATGGTTTAAATGCTGTAATCGATATGAATAAATTTAGAGACTTTGAGGAAATGGTTGAAGAATTTATTGATAAATTAAGTGTAGGAAAAAAGTTTTATAGAGGAGCAACTTTAAAAATTACAACTCAACTAAGAGAATTAAGTGAAAGAGATGTAATAAGATTAAAGAGTATATTATTTGATGAAATTATGATAAAAGAATGTATTTTTGAAGATGAAAAAGAAACAAAAGTAAAATCATTTTCAGGAGTGTATGAAGGAAGGACAAAATTTTATCGTAAAACGCTAAGAAGTGGTCAAATAATAAGATATTCAGGTAATATTGTAATAATAGGAGATGTTAATCCTGGGTCAGAGGTTTATGCAGGGGGCAATATAATAGTACTTGGAAATCTAAGAGGAAATGTACATGCAGGAAATACAGGAAATACAAAGGCAATTATAGCAGCCTTTAGATTACAACCTGAAATACTTCAAATAGCAAATATAGTAACAAGATCTCCTGAAGATGATGAAAAAACATATTATGCTGAAGTTGCGAGAATAAAAGACGATACAATAATAGTAGAGCCTTATTTACCTAATAAATTTTTGTAGTGGAGGAAAATGTATATGAGTGAAGCCATTGTAATAACATCAGGTAAAGGTGGAGTAGGTAAAACAACAACTACTGCTAATCTTGGAACAGCATTAGCAGCTCTTGGCAAAAAAGTAGTTGTTGTAGATGGAGACACAGGACTTAGAAATTTAGATGTTCTTATGGGACTTGAAAACAGAATTGTATTCACGCTTTTAGATGTAGTTGAAGAGAGATGCAGATTAAAACAAGCACTTATTAAAGACAAAAGATTTCCTAAATTATTTTTATTACCTACAGCTCAAACTAGGGATAAAAATGAAGTGACTACTGGTCATATGTTAAAGCTAATAAAAGAATTAAAAGAGGAATTTGATTACATACTTATTGATTGTCCTGCTGGAATAGAGCAAGGCTTTGAAAATGCTATAATAGGAGCAGACAGAGCCATTGTAATAGTGAATCCAGAAGTCACTTCAGTAAGAGATGCAGACAGGGTCATAGGAAAGCTTGATTCAAAAGGTCTAGACAATC from Clostridium sp. MB40-C1 includes these protein-coding regions:
- the minD gene encoding septum site-determining protein MinD produces the protein MSEAIVITSGKGGVGKTTTTANLGTALAALGKKVVVVDGDTGLRNLDVLMGLENRIVFTLLDVVEERCRLKQALIKDKRFPKLFLLPTAQTRDKNEVTTGHMLKLIKELKEEFDYILIDCPAGIEQGFENAIIGADRAIVIVNPEVTSVRDADRVIGKLDSKGLDNHHLIVNRLDYEMVKRGDMLDVSDILDSLAIKLIGVVPADEEITVATNKGEPVVLNNRAMAGQAFNNIAKRILGEDIPFTQQSSSSQTGFIASIKKIFKFK
- a CDS encoding penicillin-binding transpeptidase domain-containing protein; its protein translation is MSKFSILERKNKNYDGHKKFNRYTALVVCMLFVFSLIASRLAYLQIVKADEYREETSKRAIRNIPIEPPRGNIIDSKGKVLAESKQGYTLVFTETTESKKEFFNTMIKVFDILDKEKEVQGDNFELKINPFRFEFDSENPKTRKWMELRFKKDRGMNTKAQKKLFGNKKDEELTDDDRKKIDEELKKETAEETYNYLLDTYEISAEEDKLTYTELFKKLKNNNSKEEESLDYYLKTYKISGKDEDTLFKNLYKKMPKDTFDSLIKKYNVNVKKYPLELQRRFMLVKDAIKMQSFQGFKPVEIATNLKRSTAFKFMQKYQELPGIEVTVNPIRVYPNDNLGSSFIGYLSKINLEQKEKYEEKGYDANTDYIGAAGIEGAFESSLKGSKGTKIVQINKYGRIIKELGRKEPYPGKTLQLTIDSALQNTAEQSLDAVMKDLQKQGRVQDVDTTNATRGAAVVIDTKTGKILALASNPTYNPNLFAVPGRLTPELQAQYFNPDLKAFGKDYTQNLMNRSWAAKEAYANKSTDQVIDRLFPLDKSIKNNSTIRQDVYDIYPKPLYNYATKSLVPPGSTFKPLVGLAALEEGVYRLGDTMHDDYMFTENGYKGKDWNTYSFGDVDIVRAIEKSINNFFFKLGHSLFKTGKYNGGFDAIANYAWKFGLGAPKGAKAATGIEIPEKFGQVYNLESGKTIFSALYMNNLLGLLKAGTDARTPNYKPHYIGVDITEGTNDNEDVKKLKEKLRNKIIEEMKNKTKEGTNEIKNMFLQLSNKDANLKKKYEAGYNEYAKTYSGDASKKMPYEKYVSEQLNKAWMASVYTIADAYSNIYNQNNVYDASIGQGTNQFTPLQLASYIATLVNGGTRYKAHLVDKILDQDNKVVKEFKPEVLEKNNFKPDYIKAIKEGMKDVTAGDGTAKSAFNGFPISNGGKTGSATFSKIQDEFGRTSYAVYTGFAPYDDPEISVCVIIFDGGHGGSAAYVARAIYEKYFEERIKKENPGYSPMYNFKIPNNSQGDQEKTESSVDIPDTNLNN
- the minC gene encoding septum site-determining protein MinC; protein product: MVKDGIIIKGNKDGLNAVIDMNKFRDFEEMVEEFIDKLSVGKKFYRGATLKITTQLRELSERDVIRLKSILFDEIMIKECIFEDEKETKVKSFSGVYEGRTKFYRKTLRSGQIIRYSGNIVIIGDVNPGSEVYAGGNIIVLGNLRGNVHAGNTGNTKAIIAAFRLQPEILQIANIVTRSPEDDEKTYYAEVARIKDDTIIVEPYLPNKFL